Proteins encoded within one genomic window of Prauserella marina:
- a CDS encoding PadR family transcriptional regulator, giving the protein MVSRTRSNPLALAVLTLLHERPMHPYEMSSTLRERRKEDSIKLNYGSLYSVVDSLVKRGLIAPHETVRDGKRPERTVYVITESGTAEMTEWLGDLLGRPAKEFTQFEAALSLMAIFGPDEVLRLLDIRLGTLRAQETAYYAMLAGMPGNFPRIFLIESEFRAKLLRTEIEFVDDLAKELREGTFHGMDLWLRMQRLRESGASPAELEQELTKEFKEELEWINKLSKETPPQ; this is encoded by the coding sequence ATGGTGAGCCGGACGAGGTCGAATCCCCTTGCTCTGGCCGTGCTGACGCTGCTGCACGAGCGGCCCATGCACCCGTACGAGATGTCAAGCACCCTGCGCGAGCGACGCAAGGAAGACAGCATCAAGCTCAACTACGGCTCGCTGTACTCCGTCGTCGACTCACTGGTCAAGAGAGGGCTCATCGCGCCCCACGAGACCGTCAGGGACGGCAAACGACCGGAACGCACCGTCTACGTGATCACCGAGTCCGGCACGGCGGAGATGACCGAATGGCTTGGCGACCTGCTCGGCCGCCCAGCCAAGGAGTTCACCCAGTTCGAGGCCGCCCTCTCGCTGATGGCGATCTTCGGGCCGGACGAGGTGCTGCGGCTGCTGGACATCCGGCTCGGCACGCTACGCGCGCAGGAGACCGCCTACTACGCCATGCTCGCCGGAATGCCCGGGAACTTCCCCCGCATCTTCCTCATCGAGTCCGAGTTCAGGGCGAAGTTGCTCAGGACCGAAATCGAGTTCGTAGATGACCTGGCGAAAGAACTGCGGGAAGGCACCTTCCACGGGATGGACCTGTGGCTGCGCATGCAGCGGCTGCGTGAGTCCGGCGCGAGCCCTGCCGAGTTGGAGCAGGAGCTGACGAAGGAGTTCAAGGAAGAACTGGAGTGGATCAACAAGCTGAGTAAGGAAACCCCACCTCAGTGA
- a CDS encoding VOC family protein — protein MACRISELVLGCRDPEALARFWCEVLDFVVLDREGGEMLEIGPREGFGGPQPTIILSRRDEPEKGKARLHIDVNATDRDQEAELERLLKLGARPADIGQTGEEEWHVLADPEGNEFCLLKARIAPL, from the coding sequence ATGGCATGTCGGATCAGCGAGCTGGTACTCGGTTGCCGCGATCCCGAGGCGCTGGCGCGGTTCTGGTGTGAGGTACTCGACTTCGTCGTGCTCGACCGCGAGGGCGGCGAAATGCTGGAAATTGGGCCACGCGAAGGGTTCGGCGGTCCACAGCCGACGATCATTCTCAGTCGCAGGGACGAGCCGGAGAAGGGAAAAGCCCGGCTGCACATCGACGTCAACGCCACCGACCGCGATCAGGAAGCCGAACTCGAACGTCTGCTGAAACTCGGTGCCCGGCCCGCCGACATCGGCCAGACGGGCGAAGAAGAGTGGCACGTGCTGGCCGACCCGGAAGGAAACGAGTTCTGTCTGCTCAAAGCCCGCATCGCCCCGCTGTGA
- a CDS encoding VOC family protein, whose amino-acid sequence MPSSTTRDRLFPFCWLDVKSHDPAALERFFVSTLGWEFAVDEQDWRKATVISVAGHRIGGVSDLANPVYPEETPAHVAFYLTVDDVEARTEAALALGASLVVGPFEAGDQGRMSTLVDPWGAAFSLWQPLAFSGWSVPTGVNGAPAALRLSCTDPLASRRFYENALATTLPPEFFVARPGGESRPQWELLVEVDDLSTVRTRIGTLGGVADELADGNRPGLRMRTDEGIAIRLRSLDS is encoded by the coding sequence ATGCCCTCCAGCACCACCCGCGACCGGTTGTTTCCGTTCTGCTGGCTCGATGTCAAGTCCCACGACCCAGCCGCGTTGGAACGGTTCTTCGTGTCAACGCTCGGCTGGGAGTTCGCCGTCGACGAGCAGGATTGGCGCAAGGCAACGGTGATCTCCGTCGCCGGGCACAGGATCGGCGGCGTCAGCGACCTCGCCAACCCTGTCTATCCCGAGGAGACTCCGGCGCACGTCGCCTTCTACCTCACCGTCGACGACGTCGAGGCACGAACGGAGGCGGCGCTCGCGCTCGGCGCCAGTCTGGTCGTCGGACCGTTCGAGGCGGGAGACCAGGGACGCATGTCGACGCTCGTCGACCCCTGGGGAGCGGCGTTCTCGCTGTGGCAACCGCTCGCCTTCTCGGGCTGGTCGGTGCCGACCGGCGTGAACGGGGCACCGGCCGCGTTGCGATTGTCCTGCACGGACCCTCTCGCGAGCAGGCGGTTCTACGAGAACGCGCTCGCCACGACACTGCCGCCCGAGTTCTTCGTCGCGCGGCCGGGTGGAGAATCGCGGCCACAATGGGAACTGCTCGTCGAGGTCGACGACCTCTCCACCGTACGAACGCGAATCGGCACGCTCGGCGGCGTGGCCGACGAGCTCGCCGATGGAAACCGGCCCGGCCTGCGAATGCGAACCGACGAAGGCATCGCGATACGACTGCGATCGCTTGACTCCTGA
- a CDS encoding class I SAM-dependent DNA methyltransferase: protein MVDHQFADERLAALYDEFHPWDPRGDFGFYLPMVMSAEAVLDVGCGTGMLLHRAREAGHKGRLCGLDPGEGMLRRARVRSDVEWIDGDLSSTAFRGEFDLVVMSGHAFQVFVTDEQLRSSLSAIRDALTGEGRFAFETRNPAARAWEGWTPENASEVIGADGAVVRMSHQVERPVIDDIVRFTTTYSSPGWDADEHSHSSLRFLDVPSLSGFLSEAGLAVEHQYGDWDGRPVTETGIEIITVAKRV from the coding sequence GTGGTCGACCATCAATTCGCCGACGAACGGCTCGCCGCGCTGTATGACGAGTTCCATCCATGGGATCCACGCGGGGACTTCGGCTTCTACCTGCCCATGGTGATGTCGGCGGAAGCCGTACTCGACGTGGGGTGCGGTACCGGGATGCTGCTGCATCGCGCGAGGGAAGCAGGGCACAAGGGACGGTTGTGCGGGCTCGATCCCGGCGAGGGAATGTTGCGAAGGGCCCGGGTCCGCTCCGATGTCGAATGGATCGACGGTGACCTTTCCTCGACGGCGTTTCGCGGCGAGTTCGATCTCGTCGTCATGTCGGGCCACGCGTTTCAGGTATTCGTCACCGACGAGCAACTGCGGTCGTCGCTGTCGGCGATCCGCGACGCACTCACCGGCGAGGGGCGGTTCGCGTTCGAGACCCGCAACCCCGCGGCCAGAGCCTGGGAGGGCTGGACACCGGAGAACGCGAGTGAGGTCATCGGGGCCGATGGCGCGGTGGTGCGGATGAGTCACCAGGTGGAGCGGCCCGTCATCGACGACATCGTGCGGTTCACGACCACGTATTCGAGTCCCGGCTGGGATGCCGACGAGCACAGTCACAGCTCGCTGCGTTTTCTCGACGTCCCTTCGCTTTCCGGCTTTCTCAGCGAAGCGGGCCTTGCCGTCGAACACCAGTACGGAGACTGGGACGGCCGGCCGGTGACCGAAACCGGCATCGAGATCATCACCGTCGCGAAGCGGGTGTAG
- a CDS encoding THUMP-like domain-containing protein: MPYAFSLDDVAFLKSGPGEEALSFCDRLPLTDASRIADVASARKAVGDRYAAVLETVVLRRKAHGKMDNAERWLFEGDALQQASAAPVARHRARRLADRRVHDVTCSIGADLVELARTASACAGSDLDAVRLAMAAHNCAVEEVAPELAVADALRPVSGDAVVVADPARRDASGRRMWRGTDFVPSLDELAAVYVDRDLVVKTAPGINVETVPWAREIELVSLEGQVREACLWSEGLATVSRRASVLKADGTQWTITDAESDDAGAGEPGEWIIDPDGAVVRAGLVRHYAARHGLWQLDERIAYLTGDTPPPGVRAFRVREFETYGEKTLRAALRRHDIGRVEILVRGLDVDPNALRRRLKPKGEGEASVVLTRIGRTPMAFLCEARRIPATPPEPTE, encoded by the coding sequence TTGCCGTACGCCTTCTCGCTCGATGACGTCGCGTTCCTCAAGTCGGGTCCCGGCGAGGAGGCGCTTTCGTTCTGCGACCGGCTGCCGTTGACCGACGCGAGCCGCATTGCCGACGTGGCATCGGCGCGCAAGGCCGTGGGCGATCGGTACGCGGCCGTGCTGGAAACCGTTGTCCTGCGCAGGAAAGCACACGGCAAGATGGACAACGCCGAGCGATGGCTGTTCGAGGGTGACGCGCTGCAACAGGCCAGCGCGGCGCCGGTAGCCAGGCACAGGGCGAGGCGGCTCGCCGACAGGCGGGTTCACGACGTGACGTGTTCGATCGGCGCCGATCTCGTGGAACTGGCGCGGACGGCGAGCGCGTGCGCCGGTTCGGACCTCGACGCGGTGCGGCTTGCCATGGCCGCACACAACTGCGCCGTGGAGGAGGTCGCGCCGGAACTGGCCGTCGCCGACGCCTTGCGGCCGGTGAGCGGGGACGCGGTGGTTGTCGCCGACCCGGCTCGCAGGGATGCCTCGGGCCGCAGGATGTGGCGTGGGACGGATTTCGTGCCTTCGCTCGACGAACTGGCAGCCGTCTACGTCGACCGGGATCTGGTGGTGAAGACGGCGCCGGGAATCAATGTCGAAACCGTGCCGTGGGCGAGGGAGATCGAACTGGTCTCGCTCGAAGGGCAGGTACGGGAAGCTTGCTTGTGGAGCGAGGGGCTGGCGACGGTGTCGCGCAGGGCGAGCGTGCTCAAAGCCGATGGGACACAGTGGACGATCACCGACGCCGAATCCGACGATGCCGGTGCCGGTGAACCCGGCGAGTGGATCATCGACCCCGACGGTGCCGTCGTCAGGGCGGGACTGGTGCGCCATTACGCGGCGCGTCATGGATTGTGGCAACTGGACGAGCGCATCGCTTACCTGACCGGGGATACCCCGCCGCCTGGGGTGCGGGCTTTTCGGGTCAGGGAGTTCGAGACCTACGGGGAGAAGACGTTGCGGGCCGCGTTGCGGCGTCACGACATCGGCAGGGTCGAGATACTGGTCAGGGGGCTGGATGTCGACCCGAACGCCCTGCGGCGCAGGCTGAAACCGAAAGGCGAGGGGGAGGCCAGCGTCGTGTTGACCCGCATCGGCCGGACCCCGATGGCTTTCCTGTGTGAGGCGCGGCGAATCCCGGCGACCCCACCGGAGCCGACCGAGTAG
- a CDS encoding class I SAM-dependent methyltransferase, translating to MTQSPATDPAPNPHASEDEVRAAYSDPKLANVLYHDWEAGTYDEKWSISYDERCISYATDVFDAVAGERGQPYATAMELGSGTGFFLLNLMQGGVVKKGSVTDLSPGMVEVALRNADNLGLDVDGRVADAERIPYDDNTFDLVVGHAVLHHIPDVQSAFREVLRVLKPGGRFVFAGEPTKIGDFYARRLGRVTWWLTTNITKLPALAGWRRPQEELDESSRAAALEAVVDLHTFDPSELERWALRAGAVDVKAVTDEFSAALVGWPIRTFEAAVPQEKLTVRWRLFAYRAWLRLSALDKKVLAKVLPRELFYNVMITGTKPADPVEL from the coding sequence GTGACGCAGTCACCAGCGACCGACCCCGCTCCCAACCCGCACGCGAGCGAGGACGAGGTGAGGGCGGCCTACTCCGATCCGAAGCTCGCGAACGTGCTCTACCACGACTGGGAGGCAGGCACCTACGACGAGAAGTGGTCGATCTCCTACGACGAGCGCTGCATCTCCTATGCGACGGACGTGTTCGACGCCGTCGCGGGTGAGCGGGGGCAGCCGTACGCCACCGCGATGGAATTGGGCAGCGGCACCGGTTTCTTCCTGCTCAACCTCATGCAGGGCGGCGTCGTCAAAAAGGGCTCGGTCACCGACCTCTCGCCAGGCATGGTCGAGGTCGCGTTGCGCAACGCCGACAACCTCGGCCTCGACGTCGACGGCAGGGTCGCCGACGCGGAGCGCATTCCCTACGACGACAACACCTTCGACCTCGTCGTCGGGCACGCGGTGCTGCACCACATTCCCGACGTGCAATCCGCGTTCCGCGAGGTACTTCGGGTACTCAAACCGGGAGGGCGGTTCGTCTTCGCCGGTGAGCCGACCAAGATCGGCGACTTCTACGCGCGGAGGCTCGGCAGGGTGACCTGGTGGCTCACCACGAACATCACCAAGCTGCCCGCTCTCGCCGGATGGCGCAGGCCGCAGGAGGAACTCGACGAGTCCTCGCGCGCCGCGGCTCTCGAAGCCGTTGTCGACCTGCACACCTTCGATCCGTCCGAATTGGAGCGCTGGGCGCTTCGGGCCGGTGCCGTCGACGTCAAGGCGGTGACGGACGAGTTCAGTGCCGCGCTCGTCGGCTGGCCGATCAGGACCTTCGAGGCCGCCGTCCCGCAGGAGAAGCTCACCGTCCGCTGGCGGCTTTTCGCCTACCGAGCGTGGCTACGACTGTCCGCATTGGACAAGAAGGTGCTCGCCAAGGTGTTGCCGCGCGAGTTGTTTTACAACGTCATGATCACCGGAACCAAGCCGGCCGACCCCGTGGAACTGTAG
- a CDS encoding cold-shock protein: protein MVTGKVVRFDESKGYGFVTPDTGGEDVFVHVNDLDFDKRLLMPGAVVEFEVEDGERGLKASRVRIVGRHTGDTAGQQPASAHDDEGLGDVLTVREFLEEITEALLDAAPGATAEQILRIRQRLVQVAHGHGWIDA from the coding sequence GTGGTCACGGGAAAGGTCGTCCGATTTGACGAATCGAAGGGTTACGGGTTCGTCACCCCGGACACCGGAGGTGAGGACGTCTTCGTGCACGTCAACGACCTCGACTTCGACAAGCGCCTGCTGATGCCCGGCGCGGTCGTCGAATTCGAGGTCGAGGACGGAGAACGTGGCCTGAAAGCCTCCAGGGTGCGGATCGTGGGAAGGCACACCGGCGACACCGCGGGACAGCAGCCCGCGTCCGCGCACGACGACGAGGGCCTCGGCGACGTGCTTACGGTGCGCGAGTTTCTCGAGGAGATCACCGAGGCGCTGCTCGACGCCGCACCCGGCGCCACGGCCGAACAGATCCTGCGTATCCGCCAGCGGCTCGTCCAGGTCGCGCACGGGCACGGCTGGATCGACGCCTGA
- a CDS encoding NAD(P)/FAD-dependent oxidoreductase encodes MTAHIVVLGAGYSGLLTAKLIAKRTDARVTLVNARDRFVERVRLHQLAAGQELEDLPITGLLEGSSAAFKQDRVTGIVPDMRTITLAEGEPLTYDILVYALGSTADLESVPGAAEHAFTVTSAEQAAALRTRLENSKTVAVVGGGLTGIEAATEIAETKPGLKVKLVTGGVFGEALSEKGGKHLRKVFGRLGIDIVDNAVVKEVAAEGVVLADGKHLEADTVVWTTGFRVPELARAAGLECDASGRLAVDETLRSVSHPDVYGVGDAAAARMKTGQELRMACATGLPSAMQLARSISGALVGKPGKPLRFRYFNQCISLGRRDALVQFVRADDTPVSAVLTGRFAARYKETIVRSTVWAQRHPVLAAAVLP; translated from the coding sequence ATGACAGCGCACATCGTGGTACTCGGAGCGGGTTACTCGGGCCTGCTCACGGCAAAGCTGATCGCCAAGCGCACCGACGCGCGGGTCACTCTCGTCAACGCGAGGGACCGATTCGTGGAGCGAGTGCGGCTTCATCAACTCGCCGCCGGACAGGAACTGGAGGACCTGCCCATCACCGGCCTGCTGGAGGGGTCGAGTGCGGCCTTCAAGCAGGACAGGGTGACTGGGATCGTTCCGGACATGCGCACCATCACTCTCGCTGAGGGCGAACCGCTGACCTACGACATCCTGGTGTACGCGCTGGGAAGCACCGCCGATCTCGAATCGGTGCCCGGCGCGGCCGAACACGCGTTCACCGTCACGAGCGCGGAGCAGGCCGCCGCATTGAGGACCAGGCTGGAGAACAGCAAGACCGTCGCGGTCGTCGGCGGCGGGCTCACCGGCATCGAGGCGGCGACCGAGATCGCGGAGACGAAGCCGGGGCTCAAGGTCAAGCTCGTCACCGGCGGCGTCTTCGGCGAGGCACTGTCGGAGAAAGGGGGCAAACACCTGCGGAAGGTGTTCGGCAGGCTCGGAATCGACATCGTCGACAACGCCGTCGTCAAAGAGGTGGCCGCCGAAGGGGTCGTGCTCGCCGACGGGAAACACCTCGAAGCCGACACGGTTGTCTGGACGACGGGCTTCCGGGTCCCCGAACTCGCGAGAGCGGCGGGGCTGGAGTGCGACGCCTCGGGAAGGCTCGCCGTCGACGAAACCCTGCGATCGGTGTCGCACCCCGATGTCTACGGCGTCGGCGACGCGGCTGCCGCTCGGATGAAAACGGGGCAAGAACTGCGGATGGCCTGCGCGACCGGACTGCCATCGGCCATGCAACTCGCCCGTTCGATCAGTGGCGCGCTGGTCGGCAAACCCGGCAAACCGCTGCGTTTCCGTTACTTCAACCAGTGCATCAGCCTCGGTCGGCGCGACGCGCTCGTCCAGTTCGTACGCGCCGACGACACTCCTGTCTCGGCTGTGCTCACCGGACGGTTCGCCGCGCGCTACAAGGAAACCATCGTGCGCTCGACGGTATGGGCGCAGCGCCATCCCGTGCTGGCCGCGGCCGTGCTGCCGTAG
- a CDS encoding enoyl-CoA hydratase/isomerase family protein: MGEFVRLEVADGVGTIRLDRAPVNALNNQVQAELGEAAREATDRADVRAVILYGGEKTFAGGADIKEMAAKSYAEISTFGTALTNSLTALAEIPKPTVAAVTGYALGGGLELALTADRRVAGDNVKVGQPEIQLGIIPGAGGTQRLARLIGPSKAKDLIYTGRFVKAEEALALGIVDEVVAPDDVYSVAHKWAAQFANGPALALRAAKAAIDGGLDLDLRNGLKLETSLFTALWATEDQAGGMASFIENGPGKATFEGK, translated from the coding sequence CGATGGGGTCGGTACCATCCGGCTCGACAGGGCGCCGGTCAACGCGCTGAACAACCAGGTGCAGGCCGAGCTCGGTGAGGCGGCCCGCGAGGCGACCGACCGCGCCGACGTCCGCGCGGTGATTCTCTACGGCGGCGAGAAGACCTTCGCCGGTGGCGCCGACATCAAGGAGATGGCGGCCAAGTCCTACGCCGAGATCTCCACGTTCGGCACGGCGCTGACCAACTCGCTCACCGCGCTCGCCGAGATCCCCAAGCCCACGGTCGCCGCGGTCACCGGTTACGCGCTAGGCGGAGGACTCGAACTCGCGCTGACCGCCGACCGTCGTGTCGCGGGTGACAATGTCAAGGTCGGCCAGCCGGAAATCCAGCTCGGGATCATTCCTGGAGCGGGCGGAACCCAGCGGCTGGCCAGGTTGATCGGTCCGAGCAAGGCAAAGGACCTGATCTACACCGGCAGGTTCGTCAAGGCGGAGGAAGCGCTCGCGCTCGGCATCGTCGACGAGGTCGTCGCACCGGACGACGTGTACTCCGTCGCGCACAAGTGGGCCGCCCAGTTCGCGAACGGGCCCGCGCTCGCGCTCAGGGCGGCGAAGGCCGCCATCGACGGCGGGCTCGACCTCGACCTCCGCAATGGCCTCAAGCTGGAGACGAGCTTGTTCACCGCGCTGTGGGCGACGGAGGACCAGGCGGGCGGCATGGCCTCGTTCATCGAGAACGGCCCCGGCAAGGCCACCTTCGAGGGGAAGTGA